CGATAAATTCCAGCGTCGCCCCAGGATGCACGGCTTGCACAATTGAAGGAGGAACTGTTCGAGGAAGCAACCTCTTCCACAGTTTTAATGAGTTTTCAGTACCTACAAGCGGGGAGGCGTTTTTTAACAACGCCGCATTGATTCAGAACATCTTCGCTCGCGTCACAGGTAACTTAGTCTCGAATATTGATGGGTTGATGCGAGCAAATGGTATTGCTAACGTGTTCTTGCTCAATCCCAACGGGATAATTTTTGGTAAAAATGCTGCTCTCAATATTGGTGGTTCATTTTTGGCAAGTACAGCAAAAACTATAAACTTTGCTGATGGTACAGAATTTAGTGCGATAACACAACAAGCTGTGCCTTTATTAACTATCAGTGTACCAATCGGCTTGCAATATGGAGTTAATCCCAGAAGAATTGAGGTTAAAGGCGATAGTCAGGGAAGAAGGACAACCCAAGAGCTAATTGACACAACAAATGCACTACGAGTGCCAGCAACCAAGACCTTAGCCTTAGTAGGTGGTGATATTTCGCTACAAGGAGCAACACTAAAAACAGCAGGGGGAAGGATAGAGTTAGGAAGTGTGAAAGATAATAGCTTCGTCAGCCTCCTACCCATCAGTAAAGGTTTTGCCTTGAGTTATGATGGAGTGCAAAATTTTGGCAATATTCAACTATCACAACTTTCATCTGTAGATGCTAGTGGTAATGCTAGTGGTGATATACAAGTGCAGGGTCGGCGTATCACCTTGAGTGATGGTTCAGGGATAGAAACAAGTACTTTGGGAGCAGAAAAAGGCGGAAATTTAGTAATTAACGCTACTGAGTCACTAGAGTTATTTGGTAGATCTGCTGATGGTCAGTTTTTTACTGGCTTATTTGCCGATACTCGCTCGACCGGGGATGCAGGAGACTTGAAAATTAATACTCAAAATTTGCTTGTGCAAGATGGTGCCCAAGTAAGTGCCAGCACATCAGGATCAGGCAGAAGCGGCTTTTTAACTGTCACTGCTAACGATGTGCAAATCATGGGTACCTCTGTTGATGGGAGTTCTGTCAGTGCGTTATATGTTCTAGCTAGCTCAACCGGAGACGCAGGTAAATTAACCATTAATACCCAAAAATTGCTGGTACAAGATGGAGGGCAGGTAATTGCAGGAACAATTAGTCAAGGTCAAGGTGGTTTTCTAACTGTCAATGCTAACGATGTGCAACTAATTAGTGAATCTGCTGATGGTCAGTTTCCTAGTGGTTTGTTTACTTCCACTTACTCAAGTGGTAATGCAGGGGACTTAAAGATTAATACCCAACGGTTGCTTGTGCAAGACGGTGCAGAGGTGAGTGCTAGCACATTTGGAAGAGGCAAAGGAGGTTCTCTAACTGTTACAGCTAAAGATGTGCAAGTTATTGGTCAGTCAGCTGATAGTCAATTTCCTGGCGGCTTATTTGCTCAAACTCAATCAACCGGAGATGCAGGCAATTTAACGATTAACACACAACAGTTGCTTGTTAAAGATGGCGCACAGGTGAGTGCTGGCACATTGGGAGCAGGGAAAGGAGGTTCTTTAACTGTCACTGCTGACGATGTGCAAGTTGTTGGTACCTCAGCTAATGGTCAGACTAAGAGCGGCTTGTTTGCGGTTGCCGGTTTAGGTAGCACCGGAAATGCAGGAGACTTAACGATTAGTACCGATAAATTGCTGGTTCAAGATGGGGCGATAGTAACTGTAAAAAGTATAACTGAAGGAATTGCAGGTAATTTGATTATTAATGCTAACTCCATTCGTTTAAATAACAACGCTACTATTGATGCTAATACCCAAGCAGTCAACACTGACCCCAATATAGAACAAGCTACTATCAATCTGCGCTCTAGAGAATTGATATTGCTTCGTAGCAGCAATATCACCACAAATGCTTTTGGAGAAAATGTCATTGGTGGCAATATTAATATTGATACCGATGTTTTAGTGGCATTTGATGATAGCGATATTAGCGCCAATTCTACAGACTTTCGGGGTGGCAATGTTAGGATTGCAGCTGAAGCTATCATTGGCACTCAATTCCGAAATGCACCAACTTCAAATAGCGATATTACCGCAACAGGTGCTAATCCACAGTTTAATGGCAATGTGCAAATTAATGCACCAGATGTAGATCCTTCTCAAGGTCTAACTACCCTGCCCACAAACATCATAGATACTTCACAGTTGATTGCTAATAGTTGCATTGCACGAAGTAAACGACCAGAAGGAAAATTCATCATTACGGGAAACGGAGGCTCACCAGTGATGCCAGATGACCCCGCAGTTGCATCCTATCAGACTTATCAGATTCCAACTGTTACAAGCGCAAGTATCTCAACGCCACAAGAGAACACAGCTACTGACAACAAGCATGAATTACTGACACCCGCGCCACTGATTGAAGCAAAGGGATGGATCTACGGATCTGATGGTGAAGTGATTTTAACTGCTTCTGCCCCAACTGTTGCTCCTGATGCTCCTTGGTCACAACTGCCTACTTGTTCGGGTTCATAAATTAATGTTACTAATTTTCAAAAATTGCTTTCCAAACTTGGAAGGTTGATTTCCTAGCTTAACGATGTGGATTTAGTTCAATCCACTTATCCTAAAAGATATAGGAAATACAAGTACCATCAAATAAAAATTTGATGAACAAATACTACCTGAAGGAGAAAATCTGAAGGTGTTAGTTATTTCTCTGACTGCGGGAATTGCCATCTTGACAGCGGCAATATTTCCAAAAACAGCCCAAGCCCATGTTGGATGGAAGCATACCTACTACTGTGGGAAATACACTGTAACATTAAATGAATATTCTTTGAATGAATATTCTTACAGTTCGCGTAGTCAGAATAAAAACTTAGTTCTGAGAAATGGCGGTTCACGCAATAGTGGAAGTTCTTGGATTTATAGTTTTAGTAATGCCAATACAACTTATGAGATAGAAGATCCTTGGAGTCGTGAAACTGCCTATCTTAATGTTTTGCAAGATAGACAGCTTATTCTAAAGCAGAATTGCTCAAAATCAAGATAACTTCTAAATTAACGAACTGATTAGTAATTGACAAAAAAATACAATCATAAATTTAGGCTGCTGTTAAAAGTTAAATTTAAGTTTTACAGGTAATCTTAAAATGCAAGTTAAACAACAATCTGGGTCTTTGCTAATCCGTAGAAATTCTCAATTTAAAATAAATTCTACGCCTATCAAATTAGAAGCATTATTAGACAAACCTAATATAAATAAATCTGTAAACTCTCGATTTCATAACTATTTGATTGGGTTACATCAAAAATATCAGTCCTTAAAAGAGGGCCTACTTGCAGACTACATTCCAGAACTCCAAAAGGCAAATCCAGAGTGGTTTGGTATTTCAATAGTTACCACAGATGGTCAAATTTATCAAATAGGAGACTACCAACAGACATTTACTATCCAATCTATCTCCAAACCATTTGTTTATGGTATGGCATTAGAGAATTATGGACGGGAAGTTGTGTTGAATAGAGTGGGAGTAGAACCAACAGGCGAAGCTTTTAATTCAATTGCTCTAGATCAAAAAAATAATCGTCCTTATAATCCAATGGTAAATGCAGGCGCGATCGCTACAACTGATTTACTTACAGTTGACGATGCTAGCAAAAGGCTTGACAAAATACTGAATATGTTCAGTCGTTACACTGGACGGAAGCATAATGTGGATTGGTCTGTATTCTTGTCAGAAAAGGTAACCGGGAGTAGAAATAAAGCACTTGCTTACTTGATGCATAATTCTGGGATTATTAGCGGCAATATTGAGGAAACTTTAGATTTATATTTTCAACAATGTTCCATTTCAGTTAGTTGTCATGATTTGGCAATGATGGGAGCAACTTTAGCAAATAAAGGAGTCAATCCAATCACAGGAGAACAGGCACTAAACAAGTATTACGTGCAAGATGTACTTAGTGTGATGCATAGCTGCGGAATGTACGATTTTGCAGGAGAATGGGCTTATCGAGTTGGACTTCCTGCCAAAAGTGGAGTTAGTGGAGGTCTAGTTACGGTTATACCTGGAAAGTGCGGAATTGCTATCTTCTCACCTCTTCTTGATGCCAAAGGCAATAGTGTACGTGCAATCAAAGTTTGTGAACAGCTTACTAGAGACTTTGGACTACATTTGTATAATGCTGTAGAACCTATTTGTGACCTTGCATTTTAGATGTAGCAGCCTTATTGATGTGATTCTTACTAGCTCTATATTTACTCTTGCTCCTTATAGTTATTGATCAAAATTGCCAATTTTTTCTGGGTCATAAATTAGTTGATTAATTTTGAAAAGCTGACTTTCCAAAATTGGAAAGTAGTTTTCCTTAAAAAATGTTGTATTCATAGTAAGAGCAAAAGTATTGTATTTATACATTAGTCAGAATTGATTCCAGATAATCAAAGTTATGTCAATGCTTAAGCACTGTGCTGGTTATACTTGACAAAGTAATCGCTTATGAAAGGTTTGAAGAATAAGTTTTGGCAATGGGGACTTCTTTTAGCGACCAGTTGTTGTTTAGTCAACATCAAATCCGCACAAGCAGTTCCAGAAGTTTTAGTACCGCCATCATCCTTCAAAGGATTTAACGGTCTAAATTTTGACGCTACAGGTCAACTGTATGTGACCAGCATCATTGAGCAAACTGTGTATCGGGTTGATTTGATGACGGGAGAGTACAAAACCTTCATCAACCGCCCCCAAGGTCAGGCTGACGATTTCTTTTTTAAACAAAACGGTCAGATTTTCTACACGGCTACAATCGAAGGTGAAGTTAGAAGCTTTGACCCACAGACAGGGAATTTTAAGACGATTGCTTCAGGTATACCAGGCGTTAATCCGATCATACAAAATGAGCAGAGCGATCGCGTCTTCGTTGCTCAAGCTTTAAATCCTGCGTTAAAAGGACTTTATGAGATTGACTTAAGCGGACTAACTCCCCCACGTTTAATTCTCAATCAACCAGGGTTAAATGCTTTTGACTTTGGCCCTGATGGATTGTTGTACAGCCCCCTCCAGTTTACAGGGGAAATCGCCAAAATTAATGTTGATACTGGTGTAATATAAAAGGTTGCATCAGGCTTAAAAACTCCAGTCGCTGTTAAATTTAATTCTAAAGGTGAGCTGTTTGCGGTAGATATTGCACGGGGTGAAATCCTGAAGATAAATACGACAACCGGTCAGAGTGAGTTAATTGTTAAGTTACAACCAGGACTGGATAATATTGCTTTTGGTCTCGACGATTTGCTCTATGTGAGCAACAACGTAGATACTGGAATCACTGAAGTTAATACACAAACCCGCGCTGTCCGAAAAGTTCTGCAAAGTGGGGGGCTGACAGCACCAGGGGGAATTGCTGTGTACAATGATAATCTCTATGTTGCTGATGCTACGTCCTATCGAATTCTCGATAGAAAAACCGGACGCATACAAAAGACATTAGGTGGTTATGCAGCTGGTATTCCATTTCCCACGACCGTTTCTGTTAATGATGCTCACGCGATTATCAGCAGTTGGTTTGCTAATGCTGTGCATCGACTAGACCGGAACACGGGAGATGTACTTAACACTTACACAGGCTTCGCTGCACCCTACGATGCCGTTGAGCTTTCAGATGGCAGTATTTTAGTAGCTGATTGCGCTTTAAATCAGATTACTCAAATCCTCGACAAATCTGGCACCAATCGCCGTATAGTTGCAGATGGTTTATCCTGTCCAACTGGTCTAGCTGTAATAGATGACTCTACTGTCTTAGTTACAGAGTATCTGGGCAATAAACTTTCGCGAATCAACCTGAAAACTGGAGAGCGTCAAGTGATTGCTTCAAATTTATCCTCTCCAGAGGGCGTTGCTTACCATCCTCACGGAATTGCAGTAATTGCTGACACTGGGACGCAGAGTCTTAAAGCTATTGATGTTGACACTGGTAGAAGCGTGATTTTGAAGAAGAATTTACCAATCGGCTTTCAGGGCTTTCCTAGTGGGCCAAAACCTTTTATTTTCACAGGAGTTGCGATCGCAAAGGATACAGTGTATGTAACTGGAAATATTGACAATTCAGTTCGTACAGTCAAGCTCTTTAATTAAAATCATTTTTGCAGTTGTGGGGCTTCATTGCATGAATGAAAATCTGGCATTGCTGAATCAAAATATGAATCAGGCGATCGCTATAAATCACTATAATTAGACGGCTGCGACAAGTTGTCAGAGATATTGAACTAATTAATGACATACATTTCTAAATATTCGCGCTTCGCTCCGAGCGTGAAGGGCGTAATCCCAAAACCAACGAACCAATGACTATTCCAGCTACTCCCGTTGTTTCTTAAAAATCACTAGATTATGAACTTTTGAACCTATTGTGAGGCGCACTTCCCCACCTCTTTAGAGGTGGGGTGAGCTTCATCTAACAAGCCTCAAAATCTTGCAATAATTTTGAGGCTTGTTAATTATTGATTACTGAATTAGTGTTCTAATTCGGACTAAAGACAATATCAACCCAATAGTTACTCGAACTGAAAGTAGAATTTGGGAAGGCAGAAACCGCGCTGTACTTGTAAACACCATTACCTCCACTAGACCCATTACTAAGAGCGTGCAGTGGTGGATTATCTACAGCAGTACTAGCAAAGTACCCTTCGTCTACGGAGTAACGCCCAACATTAGTGTGGTAGGAAGCAATATAAGTAGTATTAGCAGTAATTGCTACTGGCGTAGTAAAGTTGACCTGCTGCCAACCTGATGCTGTCTCACTAGTGAAAGCTGCTGTAGCTAGCTGTGTACCATTACTGCTCCATAAAGTGCCGACATGATCCCCAGTATTAGTTGTACTCTTATAAAATCGGATGCCAGTAATAAAACCGCTGACATCTGAACGGAATTTAACACCCAACTCAACAGCACTGGTATCAGAATCTGCTAACAGAGTGGGAGTTGTTGCAGGACTCCAGATTGTGGAGGATGATGCTGTTGCTGCTGTGGTAAATGACCAAGTTAAGTTCGCTGTTAAAGCGTTACCTGCTAAGTCTTTTAGCCCAGTACTCCCACCTTTGGCAGTAGCGGTATAAGTCGTCGAGTTTGCCAGTGGGCTATTCGGTGTTAGCGTTGCTGTACGGTTAGTAGTGTTATAGCTGACAGTGGCTAATACCAAGGCATTACTAGAGTTGCGTAACTCAAATGTGTTGGTATTAATAGTTGCGGAGTCCATTGCTTCACTAAAAGTAGCTGTGACGCTCGTTGCTGTACTTACCCCTGTCGCGCCGCCATTAGGAGATTTTGTAGTTACCGTTGGTGGGGTTGTGTCAAGGCCTGTACTGCTTGCAAAGACCACATCTACCCAGTAATTACTCGACTGAAAACTTTGATTGGGGAAGCCAGTATTGCCATACTTAAAGACACCATTACCTCCACTCACTCCTTCGCGTAGAGCGCGCAGTGGTGGATTATCGACTCCAGAACTGGCAAAGAACCCATTATCAGAAGGGTAGTTTCCATTGGGTGCATAGTAGGAAGCAACATAAGTAGTGTTGGCGGTAATTGCCACTGGAGTATTAAAGATAACCTGTTGCCAACCCAACGTAGTTTCGTTACTGAAATTTGCTGTTGCTAGCTGCGTACCATTAATACTCCACAAATTGCCGATGTGGGTTCCTGTGTTACCGCTTCCTTTATAGAATCGGATGCCAGTAATGAAGCCATCAATATCAGATTGGAACTTGACTCCTAACTCGACGGCATTGGAATCAGAAAATGATGGGTTGGCTGGAGTTGCCGAACTATTCCAAATGCTCTGAGCAGGGGGTGTACTTGTAGTGGTAAATGACCAGGTAAAGTTTGCAGCTAAAGCATTGCCCGCTAGGTCTTTCACCGTTGGCTCAGTTGCTCCACCTTTTAGTGTAGCGTTGTAAGTCGTTGAAATTGCCAAAGGGCTGCTCGGTTTTAGCGTCGCCGTGAGGCTGGCTTGGTCATAGGTAACAGTGGCAGCAATAGGAAGGTTCCCTGGGCTTTGCAGTTCAAATGTATTGCTATTAATCGTTGCTGGATTTATTGGCTCACTAAAGGTTGCTGTAAAACTAGTTACAGTATTAACATTTGTGGCTCCGCTGGTAGGAGTATTGGCAGTAACCGTCGGGGATGTTGTATCTGGTGTGTATGTGGCAACGTAAGAACCAGCATCACCTGAAAAGAAGGCGTACTCAATACCTTTGATTACCTGTTTTGTGAAAGTAACATTACTACTATTGCGGGTAATGTTGCTCAAAACTAGGTTGCCAGAAAGATTTGGTAGCATCGCCTGTAAATTATTTGCACCTGTACCTTTGCTAAGCGTGAAGTTGAGGGTGTTGTTGCTCCATGCTAGAGAACCGAAAGATGAATTGTTGCGACCGTCGAGCCATGTCAACAGTTGTTTAGCAGAAATAATCGGTACCTTACGGGTTTGAGCGGAAGCAACCACCGCGTTGGAAACTATTGAGCCTTGTAAGCCATCATTCTTTGAGGAAGGATCAGGGTTATCTTCCTGATAGTCAGTATGAGCATTGACATTAAAAACACCGTAGTATCCTTTTGAGCCAATTGCTCGATCTAGCAAAGTATCAACTGTTGAAGGGTATGTTTGTCCTGACTCATCGGTCATTTGTGTAACCGCATGGTAGACATCAATCATTGCCCCGTCTTTGTTAGCCAAACGCATTGGCATACCAGAGCCAGAGAAAAATCCTGAACGGTCATTAGTCCAATAGGATGGCCAGTAGTAGTAAGTAGTATCAAGCCGTATGCCGTTATTAAGTTCAACTTGTGGAGTAGTGAACCAGTCACTCCACACCAAGCAGTGATGTCGTTCAGTGACAGGGGCAGGGATACTTGAGTACTTGTTCGTAAAAGTATTTAATTGGTCTGTGTATAAAGCTGGCAGTTTTTCAGGTTCAAAATTCTGACAATTAGTAGAGACATGCAACGATAATTCAAAGCCATCAGCATTAAACGCAGCTGCCTGAGCGTCAGTTAGCGGTGTATTGGGATATATATACGATGTACCTCTAATACATTCCCAGTCATCAACTAAACAACCAGGTTCACTGAGAGCTTTAAATTGGTTAAACCGACCTACAGTTCCACCATTGGCGTGGTCGTCACCAGTCATGAGTACAACCGCTTTGACGAGCGCATTTTTGACCTCTGGGAAATACCAGAAGCGCGGTAGTGGTTTCTTATCCTGGTTCATTTTGAGAACCAAGTTGGCCAGCAGGCGTTGTTGCTCATCAGCCTGGGGAATAGCTACTTTATCGAGGTTAAT
This region of Nostoc sp. UHCC 0302 genomic DNA includes:
- a CDS encoding S-layer family protein; amino-acid sequence: MKVKSEYYQRWNSLLFSFGAVILTGCYASATFVISSPVNAQIVPDNTLPINSSVAPGCTACTIEGGTVRGSNLFHSFNEFSVPTSGEAFFNNAALIQNIFARVTGNLVSNIDGLMRANGIANVFLLNPNGIIFGKNAALNIGGSFLASTAKTINFADGTEFSAITQQAVPLLTISVPIGLQYGVNPRRIEVKGDSQGRRTTQELIDTTNALRVPATKTLALVGGDISLQGATLKTAGGRIELGSVKDNSFVSLLPISKGFALSYDGVQNFGNIQLSQLSSVDASGNASGDIQVQGRRITLSDGSGIETSTLGAEKGGNLVINATESLELFGRSADGQFFTGLFADTRSTGDAGDLKINTQNLLVQDGAQVSASTSGSGRSGFLTVTANDVQIMGTSVDGSSVSALYVLASSTGDAGKLTINTQKLLVQDGGQVIAGTISQGQGGFLTVNANDVQLISESADGQFPSGLFTSTYSSGNAGDLKINTQRLLVQDGAEVSASTFGRGKGGSLTVTAKDVQVIGQSADSQFPGGLFAQTQSTGDAGNLTINTQQLLVKDGAQVSAGTLGAGKGGSLTVTADDVQVVGTSANGQTKSGLFAVAGLGSTGNAGDLTISTDKLLVQDGAIVTVKSITEGIAGNLIINANSIRLNNNATIDANTQAVNTDPNIEQATINLRSRELILLRSSNITTNAFGENVIGGNINIDTDVLVAFDDSDISANSTDFRGGNVRIAAEAIIGTQFRNAPTSNSDITATGANPQFNGNVQINAPDVDPSQGLTTLPTNIIDTSQLIANSCIARSKRPEGKFIITGNGGSPVMPDDPAVASYQTYQIPTVTSASISTPQENTATDNKHELLTPAPLIEAKGWIYGSDGEVILTASAPTVAPDAPWSQLPTCSGS
- the glsA gene encoding glutaminase A, with amino-acid sequence MQVKQQSGSLLIRRNSQFKINSTPIKLEALLDKPNINKSVNSRFHNYLIGLHQKYQSLKEGLLADYIPELQKANPEWFGISIVTTDGQIYQIGDYQQTFTIQSISKPFVYGMALENYGREVVLNRVGVEPTGEAFNSIALDQKNNRPYNPMVNAGAIATTDLLTVDDASKRLDKILNMFSRYTGRKHNVDWSVFLSEKVTGSRNKALAYLMHNSGIISGNIEETLDLYFQQCSISVSCHDLAMMGATLANKGVNPITGEQALNKYYVQDVLSVMHSCGMYDFAGEWAYRVGLPAKSGVSGGLVTVIPGKCGIAIFSPLLDAKGNSVRAIKVCEQLTRDFGLHLYNAVEPICDLAF
- a CDS encoding DUF4082 domain-containing protein is translated as MNRSFRYLALFCCTILVIFFLSQVEGYTPAQVTSKTSTKVTAVTFSPKGDTLASGTEKGQIALIDVKSGKVARTIKTDTDTAIAGIAYTPDGKLTSVSTDTKVRRWNMASGKQEAILQASENPPRAIAVSPDGKFIASAGEDPNVAVWDSTTNKLIRFFEGHKRFVNSVAFNSDSTLLASADEQGRIYVWNLKESKLLRTLLGHADGITAIAFNPNRKNADQLASVSKDATVRLWDVREGTELKVFNQATKALRTVAFNRGGTILIAGGDDKNIYKWNVKSGVLLSTLPSAGNAPIKAIAVSPDGVNFASTSENGDLSLRDSESNLLKQTIQLTPSLLDSTTDVLPVNSTSSVQKTTVSPSRETLIAATPPAPGGPILVITNAANPFSKYYSEILRNEGLNTFNESDISSVSAETLTNYDVVILGEMVLTPAQVTIFTDWVTGGGNLIAMRPDKPLTNLLGLTDVTEPISELSNAYLLVDTSTEAGNGIVDQTIQFHGTADRYTLNGADSIATLYKDATTATANPAITLRSVGSNGGQAAAFTYDLARSIIYTRQGNPEWAAQDRDGDKDKLIRSDDLFFGNASEKPQPDWINLDKVAIPQADEQQRLLANLVLKMNQDKKPLPRFWYFPEVKNALVKAVVLMTGDDHANGGTVGRFNQFKALSEPGCLVDDWECIRGTSYIYPNTPLTDAQAAAFNADGFELSLHVSTNCQNFEPEKLPALYTDQLNTFTNKYSSIPAPVTERHHCLVWSDWFTTPQVELNNGIRLDTTYYYWPSYWTNDRSGFFSGSGMPMRLANKDGAMIDVYHAVTQMTDESGQTYPSTVDTLLDRAIGSKGYYGVFNVNAHTDYQEDNPDPSSKNDGLQGSIVSNAVVASAQTRKVPIISAKQLLTWLDGRNNSSFGSLAWSNNTLNFTLSKGTGANNLQAMLPNLSGNLVLSNITRNSSNVTFTKQVIKGIEYAFFSGDAGSYVATYTPDTTSPTVTANTPTSGATNVNTVTSFTATFSEPINPATINSNTFELQSPGNLPIAATVTYDQASLTATLKPSSPLAISTTYNATLKGGATEPTVKDLAGNALAANFTWSFTTTSTPPAQSIWNSSATPANPSFSDSNAVELGVKFQSDIDGFITGIRFYKGSGNTGTHIGNLWSINGTQLATANFSNETTLGWQQVIFNTPVAITANTTYVASYYAPNGNYPSDNGFFASSGVDNPPLRALREGVSGGNGVFKYGNTGFPNQSFQSSNYWVDVVFASSTGLDTTPPTVTTKSPNGGATGVSTATSVTATFSEAMDSATINTNTFELRNSSNALVLATVSYNTTNRTATLTPNSPLANSTTYTATAKGGSTGLKDLAGNALTANLTWSFTTAATASSSTIWSPATTPTLLADSDTSAVELGVKFRSDVSGFITGIRFYKSTTNTGDHVGTLWSSNGTQLATAAFTSETASGWQQVNFTTPVAITANTTYIASYHTNVGRYSVDEGYFASTAVDNPPLHALSNGSSGGNGVYKYSAVSAFPNSTFSSSNYWVDIVFSPN